In Stomoxys calcitrans chromosome 2, idStoCalc2.1, whole genome shotgun sequence, the following proteins share a genomic window:
- the LOC106094363 gene encoding cytidine deaminase encodes MDNVDTTKVTGLRKASIPETIKLYQDLDNNSKELLRNANQVRLNAYVPYSKFKVGAAFRTNCGRIFTGCNVENAAFTPSSCAERTAICKAVSEGYTEFVAGAVVAYQEDAFTTPCGVCRQFIMEFSTQDMPIYVAKAVELGNLENQNTDRVLCTSIYNLLPNGFRNYK; translated from the exons ATGGACAATGTGGACACCACAAAGGTGACGGGGCTGAGAAAAGCCAGCATACCGGAGACCATTAAATTATACCAAGACTTGG ATAATAATTCCAAGGAATTGCTGAGAAATGCCAACCAGGTTCGTCTCAATGCCTATGTGCCCTACAGCAAGTTCAAGGTGGGTGCCGCTTTTCGCACAAACTGTGGCCGCATTTTCACCGGCTGCAATGTGGAGAATGCCGCCTTCACACCCAGCTCTTGTGCCGAACGCACAGCCATCTGTAAGGCGGTGAGTGAGGGCTACACCGAATTTGTGGCCGGCGCTGTGGTGGCCTATCAGGAGGATGCCTTTACCACACCCTGCGGTGTTTGTCGACAATTTATTATGGAATTTTCCACCCAGGACATGCCCATCTATGTGGCCAAGGCTGTGGAGCTTGGCAATTTAGAAAATCAAAACACCGATAGAGTTCTCTGTACCTCCATATACAATTTGCTGCCGAATGGTTTTCGTAATTATAAGTGA